In Microbacterium soli, a single window of DNA contains:
- a CDS encoding glycosyl transferase — protein MRFVWAVVAFVLATVLIGAGIAQRTIFKGPSEQRMELTVDQPTPYVLVDARVLRANPGLQTLIVRGQGDIFVAYGRTDDMVAWLSDTAYDHVSLTKAQKPKTERVAAAQPPAEGGETSGRSPVGSDLWLDSFADQDALVANLQLTEGNSVLIARDGIEPAPADILVSWALDTRTPWAGPLMATGGLLLAIGIVLYILGIRHQRRGRGPRRKGPGPLPETQPISVPEQREIERGDRSGAQDAPGPQGVSGAQRIAHTARRGALALPALVLTGLLATGCTADSWPQPDAASPTPTASPTVVAPENQKQPVVSEKQGQRIVGEIASTLTRADDELDADLAETRLDGAALAGRQTEYTLRERIEGRDTPLVSPLGKVKILLPEATESWPRTVLALTVAEDDETKPPVMLTMTQTDPWANYRVTAMGDMPASGAFPKVAPAWLGTTRVPAESAFLSLAPAELSGAYSDYVDAGDKSEFAGLFDDMAAEFAQSVRDSRAAVVKKAADAGAAKTSKAEFAMTPSDYEPMSLATLDSGAVVAVSVIDTQTVKPTTSDAVIRFGGDEPAKALTGVKEAAKGYITRWGIQLFFAVPAQGSNQQIRLLAYHQDLMNVEVIK, from the coding sequence GTGCGATTCGTATGGGCCGTCGTGGCCTTCGTGCTGGCCACGGTTCTCATCGGAGCGGGAATCGCGCAGCGGACGATCTTCAAGGGTCCCAGCGAGCAGCGCATGGAGCTGACCGTCGATCAGCCGACGCCGTACGTCCTCGTCGACGCCCGTGTACTGCGCGCGAACCCGGGCCTGCAGACCCTGATCGTGCGCGGCCAGGGTGACATCTTCGTCGCCTACGGACGCACCGACGACATGGTGGCATGGCTGTCCGACACCGCCTACGATCATGTGTCGCTCACCAAGGCGCAGAAGCCGAAGACCGAGCGCGTGGCGGCCGCACAGCCGCCTGCGGAGGGCGGCGAGACCTCCGGGCGTTCGCCGGTGGGCTCGGACCTCTGGCTCGACTCCTTCGCCGACCAGGACGCCCTTGTCGCGAACCTGCAGCTGACCGAGGGGAACAGCGTCCTGATCGCCAGGGACGGCATCGAGCCCGCACCGGCGGACATCCTCGTCTCCTGGGCCCTGGACACTCGCACACCGTGGGCGGGGCCGCTGATGGCGACCGGTGGGCTGCTGCTGGCGATAGGGATCGTGCTGTACATCCTCGGCATCCGGCACCAGCGACGCGGCCGCGGCCCGCGACGGAAGGGGCCCGGCCCGCTTCCGGAGACCCAGCCGATCAGCGTGCCCGAGCAGCGGGAGATCGAGCGCGGTGACCGTTCCGGCGCGCAGGATGCTCCCGGCCCGCAGGGCGTTTCGGGCGCTCAGCGGATCGCGCACACGGCGCGCAGAGGCGCGCTGGCTCTGCCCGCTCTCGTGCTCACGGGGCTGCTGGCCACCGGCTGCACGGCCGACTCCTGGCCCCAGCCGGACGCCGCCTCGCCCACACCGACGGCCAGCCCGACGGTGGTGGCGCCGGAGAACCAGAAGCAGCCTGTGGTGAGCGAGAAGCAGGGGCAGCGGATCGTCGGCGAGATCGCGAGCACCCTGACCCGAGCGGACGACGAGCTCGATGCGGATCTGGCCGAGACCCGGCTGGACGGTGCGGCGCTGGCCGGGCGGCAGACCGAGTACACGCTCCGCGAGCGCATCGAGGGGCGCGACACCCCGCTGGTGTCCCCGCTGGGGAAGGTGAAGATCCTCCTTCCCGAGGCCACCGAGAGCTGGCCGCGGACCGTGTTGGCGCTCACCGTCGCCGAGGACGACGAGACCAAGCCGCCGGTCATGCTCACCATGACCCAGACGGATCCGTGGGCCAACTACCGCGTCACCGCGATGGGGGACATGCCGGCATCCGGCGCCTTCCCGAAGGTGGCGCCCGCCTGGCTGGGCACGACCCGGGTTCCCGCCGAGTCGGCGTTCCTGTCGCTGGCCCCGGCCGAGCTGTCCGGGGCGTACTCCGACTACGTCGACGCGGGGGACAAGAGCGAGTTCGCCGGACTCTTCGACGACATGGCCGCGGAGTTCGCCCAGTCGGTGCGCGACAGCCGCGCCGCCGTCGTGAAGAAGGCCGCGGATGCGGGAGCGGCCAAGACCTCGAAGGCCGAGTTCGCCATGACGCCGTCGGACTACGAGCCGATGTCCCTCGCGACCCTCGACAGCGGTGCGGTCGTCGCCGTCAGTGTCATCGACACCCAGACCGTCAAGCCCACCACCTCCGACGCCGTCATCCGCTTCGGCGGTGACGAGCCGGCCAAGGCGCTCACGGGGGTCAAGGAAGCGGCGAAGGGCTACATCACGCGCTGGGGGATCCAGCTGTTCTTCGCCGTGCCCGCACAGGGCTCCAACCAGCAGATTCGACTGCTGGCCTACCACCAGGATCTGATGAACGTAGAGGTGATCAAGTGA
- a CDS encoding tetratricopeptide repeat protein: MTEISAAALRGAVDLSSLRGRAAQPAPTAGEASSEGQGAARGLVVDVTDATFGEILELSRTVPVVVDLWAEWCGPCKQLSPIIEKVTREQHGRVVLAKVDVDANPQIAQAFRAQSIPLVVALIGGQPVPMFTGAVPEEQVREVFAKLLEVAAQNGVTGSVPVGESTEAGQAEQPEEQPLPPLHAEAYAAIEAGDYKRAADAYQRALAENPRDEDARAGLGQVRLLDRVQGLDLHEARAAAAASPTDVEAQFRVADLDLAGGHVEDAFSRLLDLFSAAEPDQRTAIRERLVELFGLIGASDPRVAAARTRLTSLLF, from the coding sequence GTGACCGAGATCTCCGCGGCCGCCCTTCGCGGCGCCGTCGACCTTTCCTCACTGCGAGGCCGTGCGGCACAACCGGCCCCCACGGCGGGAGAAGCATCGTCCGAGGGCCAGGGAGCGGCCCGGGGCCTCGTCGTCGACGTCACAGACGCGACCTTCGGCGAGATCCTCGAACTCTCCCGCACGGTTCCCGTCGTCGTCGACCTGTGGGCCGAATGGTGCGGGCCCTGCAAGCAGCTCAGTCCCATCATCGAGAAGGTCACGCGTGAGCAGCACGGTCGGGTGGTGCTCGCCAAGGTGGACGTCGACGCCAACCCGCAGATCGCTCAGGCGTTCCGTGCGCAGTCGATCCCGCTGGTGGTGGCGCTGATCGGAGGGCAGCCGGTGCCGATGTTCACCGGTGCCGTTCCCGAGGAGCAGGTGCGCGAGGTGTTCGCGAAGCTCCTCGAGGTGGCCGCGCAGAACGGCGTGACCGGCAGCGTGCCCGTCGGCGAGTCCACGGAGGCCGGGCAGGCCGAGCAGCCCGAGGAGCAGCCGCTGCCGCCACTGCATGCCGAGGCGTATGCGGCCATCGAGGCAGGCGACTACAAACGGGCGGCGGATGCCTACCAGCGGGCGCTGGCGGAGAACCCGCGTGATGAGGATGCCCGGGCCGGCCTCGGTCAGGTTCGTCTGCTCGATCGGGTGCAGGGGCTCGACCTGCACGAGGCGAGGGCGGCGGCCGCCGCCTCGCCGACCGACGTGGAGGCGCAGTTCCGGGTCGCGGATCTGGATCTCGCCGGCGGCCACGTCGAGGACGCGTTCTCGCGCCTGCTGGACCTGTTCTCGGCCGCCGAGCCCGATCAGCGCACGGCGATCCGTGAGCGCCTGGTGGAGCTGTTCGGTCTCATCGGAGCGTCCGACCCCCGCGTCGCCGCCGCACGGACTCGCCTCACCTCACTGCTGTTCTGA
- the rpsB gene encoding 30S ribosomal protein S2: MAVVTIRQLLDSGVHFGHQTRRWNPKVKRFILTERSGIHIIDLQQSLSYIDKAYDFVKETVARGGTILFVGTKKQAQEVLAEQAARVGQPYVNQRWLGGLLTNFSTIAKRLARMKELEELDYENPAASGFTKKELLLKKRELDKLHKSLGGIRSLSRTPSALWVVDAKREHLAIDEAKKLGIPVIGILDTNADPDDFQYPIPGNDDAIRSVSLLTRIIADAAAEGLQQKHNPESGEAEPLAEWEQELLQGDAVAPPAAEAAPAAEAPAEESAAAETPAADAPAAEAAADVK, encoded by the coding sequence ATGGCTGTGGTCACCATCCGCCAGCTGCTCGACAGCGGCGTGCACTTCGGACACCAGACCCGTCGGTGGAACCCGAAGGTGAAGCGCTTCATCCTCACCGAGCGCAGCGGCATCCACATCATCGACCTGCAGCAGTCGCTGTCGTACATCGACAAGGCCTACGACTTCGTCAAGGAGACCGTCGCGCGCGGCGGCACCATCCTCTTCGTCGGCACCAAGAAGCAGGCGCAGGAGGTCCTCGCCGAGCAGGCCGCCCGCGTCGGCCAGCCGTACGTCAACCAGCGCTGGCTGGGCGGTCTCCTCACGAACTTCTCCACGATCGCCAAGCGCCTGGCACGCATGAAGGAGCTCGAGGAGCTCGACTACGAGAACCCGGCCGCCTCGGGCTTCACCAAGAAGGAGCTGCTGCTCAAGAAGCGCGAACTCGACAAGCTGCACAAGTCGCTCGGCGGCATCCGCAGCCTCTCGCGCACGCCGTCGGCGCTGTGGGTCGTGGACGCGAAGCGCGAGCACCTCGCCATCGACGAGGCCAAGAAGCTCGGCATCCCGGTGATCGGCATCCTCGACACCAACGCCGACCCGGACGACTTCCAGTACCCGATCCCCGGCAACGACGACGCGATCCGCTCGGTCTCGCTGCTGACCCGGATCATCGCCGATGCCGCGGCCGAGGGCCTGCAGCAGAAGCACAACCCGGAGTCCGGCGAGGCGGAGCCCCTCGCCGAGTGGGAGCAGGAGCTGCTCCAGGGCGACGCCGTCGCGCCGCCCGCCGCCGAGGCCGCGCCCGCCGCCGAGGCGCCTGCTGAGGAGTCGGCTGCCGCCGAGACCCCGGCCGCCGACGCGCCGGCCGCCGAGGCCGCGGCCGACGTCAAGTAA
- the frr gene encoding ribosome recycling factor → MIADVLAETTGRMSRAVEAAKEDFATVRTGRANPQLFQKVLVDYYGSPTPLAQLASLANPEARSLIVTPYDKSALKAIEQAIRDMPNLGANPSNDGNIIRVTMPELTEERRKEYVKLVRSKGEDARVQIRGIRRKAKDELDALKSEVGEDEITRGEKELDALTRQHVEAIDDALKRKEAELLEV, encoded by the coding sequence GTGATCGCGGATGTCCTCGCCGAAACCACCGGACGCATGTCGCGTGCGGTCGAAGCCGCCAAGGAGGACTTCGCCACGGTCCGCACCGGGCGCGCCAACCCGCAGCTGTTCCAGAAGGTGCTCGTCGACTACTACGGGTCGCCCACGCCTCTCGCGCAGCTGGCTTCGCTGGCCAACCCCGAGGCCAGGTCGCTCATCGTCACGCCCTACGACAAGTCCGCGCTCAAAGCCATCGAGCAGGCCATCCGCGACATGCCCAATCTCGGTGCCAACCCGTCCAATGACGGCAACATCATTCGCGTGACGATGCCCGAGCTCACCGAGGAGCGCCGCAAGGAGTACGTCAAGCTCGTCCGCAGCAAGGGCGAGGATGCGCGGGTGCAGATCCGTGGGATCCGTCGCAAGGCGAAGGACGAGCTGGACGCGCTGAAGTCCGAGGTCGGTGAGGACGAGATCACGCGCGGCGAGAAGGAGCTGGACGCTCTGACCCGTCAGCACGTCGAAGCCATCGACGATGCACTCAAGCGCAAAGAGGCTGAACTCCTCGAGGTCTGA
- a CDS encoding AI-2E family transporter, which produces MKIHSPFRTALVATLGVGLGIMLLTSVQMLSTVLLYIGTALFLSLGLDPLVTLLERRGLPRWAAVLSTIVAVLGAFTAIVLIVLPVVTEQISQLVSQVTALVVNGDRTVQHLKDWMTETFPTLRVDDVFAYVQNWLEQEDWARNVADWGGSIGQGVLIVGGALLTGLFGAFIVLVLTIYFTASTPSLKRAVYQLVPSSRRERFIDIADQITDSVGHYVMGQVALGVINGLLSSVYLSIIGAPFTAVLAVVAFFFSLIPLVGTLTGSAVIVLACLLPGVGSPGTALAAAIYYLIYMQLEAYFIAPRIMSRAVSVPGAVVVIAALSGGALLGLLGALIAIPVAASILIIYRQVLIPRMNEQ; this is translated from the coding sequence ATGAAGATCCACAGCCCTTTCCGCACCGCACTGGTGGCGACCCTCGGCGTCGGCCTGGGGATCATGCTGCTGACCAGCGTGCAGATGCTCTCGACCGTGTTGCTGTACATCGGCACCGCGCTGTTCCTCAGCCTGGGTCTGGATCCGCTGGTCACCCTCCTCGAGCGGCGTGGCCTGCCGAGGTGGGCGGCTGTCCTCAGCACCATCGTGGCCGTGCTCGGCGCGTTCACCGCGATCGTGCTGATCGTCCTGCCCGTGGTCACCGAGCAGATCTCGCAGCTGGTCTCGCAGGTGACCGCGCTGGTCGTCAACGGCGACCGCACGGTGCAGCACCTCAAGGACTGGATGACGGAGACGTTCCCCACCCTGCGCGTGGACGACGTGTTCGCCTACGTGCAGAACTGGCTTGAGCAGGAGGACTGGGCCCGAAACGTCGCGGACTGGGGCGGGTCGATCGGACAGGGGGTCCTCATCGTCGGGGGCGCCCTGCTGACGGGCCTGTTCGGAGCGTTCATCGTGCTGGTGCTGACGATCTACTTCACCGCGTCGACGCCCTCGCTCAAGCGTGCCGTGTATCAGCTCGTGCCCTCATCCCGGCGTGAGCGATTCATCGACATCGCCGACCAGATCACCGATTCCGTCGGCCATTACGTGATGGGACAGGTCGCCCTGGGAGTCATCAACGGCCTGCTCAGCTCGGTGTACCTCTCGATCATCGGCGCGCCGTTCACCGCAGTCCTCGCCGTCGTGGCTTTCTTCTTCTCGCTCATCCCCCTCGTCGGCACGCTGACGGGCTCAGCGGTGATCGTGCTGGCGTGCCTGCTGCCGGGCGTGGGGTCGCCGGGGACGGCGCTGGCCGCCGCGATCTACTACCTCATCTACATGCAGCTCGAGGCCTACTTCATCGCGCCGCGCATCATGAGTCGCGCGGTATCCGTCCCGGGCGCCGTCGTCGTCATCGCCGCACTGTCCGGCGGTGCGCTGCTGGGCCTTTTGGGCGCGCTCATCGCTATCCCCGTCGCCGCGAGCATCCTCATCATCTACCGGCAGGTGCTCATCCCCCGGATGAACGAGCAATGA
- the pyrH gene encoding UMP kinase, translated as MTERTGRRRVLLKLSGEAFGGGSLGVDPDVVSRIARDIAAAVDRVEIAIVVGGGNFFRGAELSRRGMDRGRADYMGMLGTVMNALALQDFLEQAGAPTRVQSAIQMTQVAEPYIPLRAERHMEKGRVVIFGAGAGLPYFSTDTVAAQRALEIRAQEVLVAKNGVDAIYTADPNKDATAQRIERVTYRDALQRGLKVVDSTAFSLCMDNAMDMRVFGMEPVGNVTRALLGEPIGTLVTA; from the coding sequence ATGACTGAACGCACCGGACGCCGCCGCGTCCTCCTCAAACTGTCCGGTGAGGCCTTCGGCGGCGGGTCGCTGGGAGTCGACCCCGACGTCGTCAGCCGGATCGCCCGGGACATCGCCGCAGCGGTGGACCGTGTGGAGATCGCGATCGTCGTCGGCGGCGGCAACTTCTTCCGTGGAGCGGAGCTCAGCCGGCGCGGCATGGACCGTGGGCGCGCCGACTACATGGGCATGCTCGGCACCGTCATGAACGCGCTCGCCCTGCAGGACTTCCTCGAGCAGGCGGGTGCCCCCACGCGTGTGCAGTCCGCCATCCAGATGACTCAGGTCGCCGAGCCGTACATCCCATTGCGCGCCGAGCGCCACATGGAGAAGGGGCGCGTGGTCATCTTCGGCGCCGGTGCGGGCCTGCCGTACTTCTCCACGGACACCGTGGCAGCCCAGCGCGCTCTGGAGATCCGCGCCCAGGAGGTGCTGGTCGCCAAGAACGGCGTGGATGCGATCTACACGGCCGACCCCAACAAGGACGCCACCGCGCAGCGCATCGAGAGGGTCACCTACCGGGATGCGCTGCAGCGCGGTTTGAAGGTCGTCGACTCCACCGCGTTCAGCCTGTGCATGGACAACGCCATGGACATGCGCGTGTTCGGCATGGAGCCCGTCGGCAACGTCACCCGCGCGCTGCTGGGCGAGCCGATCGGCACGCTGGTCACCGCCTGA
- a CDS encoding M23 family metallopeptidase: protein MTTTIRRPHPVLIPMCVILALMPSATASAAAHTVDAPGMSPAVSVAGAPVSEDAPGHPWLWPVSEAREVLEPYRAPAHDYGPGHRGMDIAAQPGADVLAPAAGVVAFRGVVVDRPLLTIAHGDGYVTTLEPVVSGLAPGVAVTAGMTVGTVSAGGHAVRGSLHVGVRIDGAYVNPRGLFGTAERAVLLPCCEG from the coding sequence GTGACGACGACCATCCGCAGACCGCATCCCGTGCTGATCCCGATGTGCGTCATCCTCGCGCTCATGCCCTCGGCCACCGCGTCCGCCGCCGCGCACACGGTCGACGCCCCCGGCATGAGCCCCGCCGTCTCCGTCGCCGGTGCGCCCGTCTCGGAGGACGCCCCGGGCCATCCATGGCTCTGGCCGGTCTCCGAGGCCCGTGAGGTCCTCGAGCCGTACCGCGCCCCGGCTCACGACTACGGTCCGGGGCATCGCGGGATGGACATCGCAGCGCAGCCGGGGGCCGACGTGCTCGCACCGGCTGCAGGGGTCGTCGCCTTCCGCGGTGTCGTCGTCGATCGTCCGCTGCTGACCATCGCTCACGGCGACGGGTACGTGACGACGCTGGAGCCGGTCGTCTCCGGCCTGGCGCCCGGCGTCGCGGTGACCGCCGGGATGACAGTGGGCACGGTCTCGGCGGGCGGGCATGCCGTGCGCGGGAGCCTGCATGTCGGCGTTCGCATCGACGGCGCCTATGTGAATCCTCGCGGGCTGTTCGGGACGGCGGAGCGAGCCGTGCTGCTGCCGTGCTGCGAGGGCTGA
- a CDS encoding transglycosylase SLT domain-containing protein gives MISTSTRPNAFGSNKTRTWRRRLSAVGAGLAVVGFSAALLAPTGTALADPSAAEAAVTAFSLAAQDTQDITVSVQGAPIEQVERGSFEVYIKPKPKPTPKPATASASAPRPKYTGGGSKEEWMSAAGIAQGDWAYVDYIVSRESGWNPNATNSSSGACGLVQALPCSKVPGNGYNPVDNLRWGSGYATGRYGGWAGAYAFWTRNHWW, from the coding sequence TTGATATCGACATCGACGCGCCCGAATGCGTTCGGTTCGAACAAGACCAGAACATGGCGGCGTCGGCTCAGTGCCGTCGGTGCGGGTCTCGCCGTCGTCGGTTTCTCCGCGGCGCTGCTCGCGCCCACAGGCACGGCCCTCGCCGACCCGAGCGCCGCCGAGGCGGCGGTCACGGCGTTCTCACTGGCGGCCCAGGACACCCAGGACATCACGGTCTCCGTGCAGGGCGCGCCGATCGAACAGGTGGAGCGCGGCAGTTTCGAGGTCTACATCAAACCCAAGCCGAAGCCCACGCCCAAGCCGGCGACGGCCTCCGCCTCCGCCCCGCGACCGAAGTACACCGGCGGCGGCAGCAAGGAGGAGTGGATGAGCGCAGCGGGAATCGCTCAGGGTGACTGGGCGTACGTCGACTACATCGTCTCCCGTGAGAGCGGCTGGAACCCCAACGCCACCAACAGCTCCTCCGGCGCGTGCGGACTGGTGCAGGCGCTGCCGTGCAGCAAGGTTCCCGGGAACGGTTACAACCCGGTCGACAACCTGCGCTGGGGCAGCGGGTACGCGACCGGACGATACGGCGGCTGGGCGGGCGCCTACGCGTTCTGGACCCGCAACCACTGGTGGTAG
- the tsf gene encoding translation elongation factor Ts, with amino-acid sequence MANFTIADIKALREQLGTGMVDTKKALEEADGDVEKATEILRLKGAKGNAKRADRSTSEGLVAARETDGAVTLIELACETDFVAKNERFITLADKVADAVAAVAADSLESALAAPAGDQTVEQLISDEAAIIGEKVELRRVRTVKGESLSVYLHRTSKDLPPQIGVALAYTGSDAETARSIAQHISFANPSYLSREDVPAADVEKEREIVTEISRNEGKPEAALPKIVEGRVTAFFKQVALLEQDYAKDNKQSVGQVAKSAGITVTDFARFKVGA; translated from the coding sequence ATGGCCAACTTCACCATCGCCGACATCAAGGCGCTGCGCGAGCAGCTCGGAACCGGAATGGTCGACACCAAGAAGGCGCTCGAGGAGGCCGACGGCGACGTCGAGAAGGCCACCGAGATCCTGCGCCTGAAGGGTGCCAAGGGCAACGCGAAGCGCGCTGACCGCTCCACCAGCGAGGGTCTGGTCGCCGCGCGGGAGACCGACGGCGCCGTCACGCTGATCGAGCTCGCCTGCGAGACCGACTTCGTCGCGAAGAACGAGCGCTTCATCACGCTCGCCGACAAGGTGGCCGACGCGGTCGCCGCCGTCGCGGCGGATTCCCTCGAGTCCGCACTGGCCGCACCGGCCGGCGACCAGACCGTCGAGCAGCTCATCTCCGATGAGGCTGCGATCATCGGCGAGAAGGTCGAGCTGCGTCGGGTCCGCACCGTCAAGGGCGAGTCCCTGTCGGTGTACCTGCACCGCACCAGCAAGGATCTGCCGCCGCAGATCGGCGTCGCCCTCGCGTACACGGGCAGCGATGCGGAGACCGCACGCAGCATCGCGCAGCACATCTCGTTCGCGAACCCCTCATACCTCAGCCGCGAGGACGTCCCCGCGGCCGATGTCGAAAAGGAGCGGGAGATCGTCACCGAGATCTCGCGCAACGAGGGCAAGCCCGAGGCCGCGCTTCCGAAGATCGTCGAGGGCCGGGTCACCGCGTTCTTCAAGCAGGTCGCCCTGCTCGAGCAGGACTATGCGAAGGACAACAAGCAGTCCGTGGGCCAGGTCGCGAAGAGTGCGGGCATCACCGTCACCGACTTCGCGCGGTTCAAGGTCGGCGCGTAA
- a CDS encoding DivIVA domain-containing protein: MTDADLDVFEAEEQAAPPAFALTTGRTRGYHRAAVDTFLEAARGAFEDDRGDFGADQVRSASFPLVKRGYVIADVDAALGRVEDAFAARARERAVRAVGVEAWVAQARTDAQEILDHLARPPRRRFARTNRLVFGYRIDEVDHVAQRIIGFLRDGDALEVEQIRAAAFRMQRGGYREEQVDALLDATVEVMLAVR; this comes from the coding sequence ATGACTGACGCAGATCTGGATGTGTTCGAGGCGGAGGAGCAGGCCGCACCGCCGGCGTTCGCCCTGACGACGGGCCGCACGCGCGGATATCATCGCGCGGCCGTCGACACGTTCCTGGAGGCCGCCAGAGGCGCCTTCGAGGACGACCGTGGTGACTTCGGTGCCGACCAGGTGCGCAGCGCCTCCTTCCCGCTCGTCAAGCGAGGCTATGTCATCGCGGACGTCGATGCGGCGCTGGGGCGGGTCGAGGACGCGTTCGCCGCGAGGGCGAGGGAGCGCGCCGTGCGCGCAGTCGGCGTCGAGGCGTGGGTCGCGCAGGCCAGGACGGATGCGCAGGAGATCCTGGACCATCTGGCGCGACCGCCGCGACGCCGGTTCGCCCGGACGAACCGACTGGTGTTCGGGTACCGCATCGATGAGGTCGACCATGTCGCGCAGCGGATCATCGGCTTCCTGCGGGACGGCGATGCGCTGGAGGTCGAGCAGATCCGCGCGGCGGCATTCCGGATGCAGCGCGGCGGCTACCGGGAGGAGCAGGTCGACGCCCTCCTCGACGCCACCGTGGAGGTCATGCTCGCCGTTCGCTGA
- a CDS encoding phosphatidate cytidylyltransferase, whose protein sequence is MPDANDSEDRPAEAPEPDSADASTAHTDIRARRADDARTPVHGVPGADVGTSASGVPLSDEAFPGFDASRVPPRPPLPSDAQGGTVNAARPVRAAEDVEPATGEHSAIREHWRARRDELESHVSQARDQLESHVSQARDHFDQANERIKERTGRDLILAIVIGVAFGAAFVASLLFVKWLFVPIALAAGLLGTYELSRALRTGGRRVDAVPQLIAATGVVLAGVTGEFWISWVVLIVAVSFIAVWRMLAQMVAKDGRTYGDVLADVVTGGFVQIYVPFLASLAIMLLFRENGEWWVLTFVSIAVAADTFAYATGLAFGKHPMAPRISPKKTWEGFAGAVLGSLTVGVLLAVYLLHLEWWCGLILGAAILLSATLGDLAESLLKRDLGIKDMSSWLPGHGGLLDRLDSILPSTVPALALSFLLTPWMVS, encoded by the coding sequence ATGCCCGACGCCAACGACTCCGAGGATCGCCCGGCCGAGGCTCCCGAGCCCGACTCGGCGGATGCGTCGACCGCGCACACGGACATCCGTGCGCGGCGCGCCGACGATGCGCGGACCCCCGTGCACGGTGTCCCAGGTGCCGACGTGGGGACCTCGGCATCCGGTGTGCCGCTGTCGGATGAGGCGTTCCCGGGGTTCGACGCCTCGCGCGTACCGCCCCGACCCCCTCTGCCGTCGGACGCCCAGGGCGGCACCGTGAACGCTGCCCGTCCGGTGAGAGCAGCCGAGGACGTCGAACCGGCGACGGGAGAGCACAGTGCGATCCGAGAGCACTGGCGTGCCCGCCGTGACGAGCTCGAGTCGCATGTGTCGCAGGCCCGGGACCAGCTGGAGTCGCATGTCTCACAGGCGCGCGATCACTTCGACCAGGCCAATGAGCGCATCAAGGAGCGCACCGGCCGGGATCTCATCCTCGCGATCGTCATCGGCGTGGCCTTCGGCGCCGCGTTCGTGGCGTCTCTGCTGTTCGTGAAGTGGCTGTTCGTCCCGATCGCGCTGGCGGCCGGTCTGCTGGGCACATACGAGCTCTCCCGTGCCCTGCGCACGGGAGGCCGCAGGGTGGACGCGGTTCCGCAGCTCATCGCCGCGACGGGTGTCGTGCTGGCGGGTGTGACCGGCGAATTCTGGATCAGCTGGGTGGTGCTCATCGTCGCGGTGTCCTTCATCGCCGTGTGGCGGATGCTCGCTCAGATGGTCGCGAAGGACGGTCGCACTTACGGCGATGTGCTCGCGGACGTCGTGACCGGCGGGTTCGTGCAGATCTACGTACCGTTCCTGGCTTCATTGGCCATCATGCTGCTGTTCCGGGAGAACGGCGAGTGGTGGGTGCTCACCTTCGTGTCCATCGCCGTCGCGGCGGACACCTTCGCGTACGCGACCGGCCTCGCCTTCGGCAAGCACCCGATGGCGCCGCGCATCAGCCCGAAGAAGACCTGGGAGGGATTCGCGGGGGCGGTCCTCGGCTCGCTGACCGTCGGCGTGCTGCTGGCGGTGTACCTGCTGCACCTGGAATGGTGGTGCGGCCTGATCCTGGGCGCGGCGATCCTCCTCTCCGCGACGCTCGGCGACCTCGCCGAGTCCCTGCTCAAGCGCGATCTGGGCATCAAGGACATGAGCTCCTGGCTGCCCGGACACGGCGGCCTGCTGGACCGGCTGGACAGCATCCTGCCCTCGACCGTGCCCGCGCTGGCGCTGTCGTTCCTGTTGACGCCGTGGATGGTTTCGTGA